In bacterium, a genomic segment contains:
- a CDS encoding VWA domain-containing protein yields MHLGSPYYLLLFLALAAAGWFVLRRRVRQALLFSAFQRLPEKRQTWRTRILPVAPLLVLTGLALLIIALARPQAIFSRTLRTSDAIAIQMVVDCSGSMQALDFATQDKQRTRLDVVKETFGKFVQQRPGDLIGLVTFGGFASSRVPLTLDHSALLHSLKGVEIAREQFSKEGQLLNQEEMLTAIGDALATGCSRLDEAGVKSKIMVLLSDGESNTGLIKPEEAAKAAKTMGIKIYTIGVGTTGRAPFLARDIFGRQTVVNAEVRLDEEQLRSIASTTGGKYFNVTDAKGLDQTMVAISKLEKTTINTELFNKYDEHFPAFLIAGLSLLVLGAVINAWLGKNIL; encoded by the coding sequence ATGCACCTTGGTAGTCCATATTATCTGCTTCTGTTTTTGGCACTTGCCGCCGCAGGGTGGTTTGTTTTGCGGCGCAGAGTACGGCAGGCGTTACTGTTTTCGGCGTTTCAGCGCTTGCCGGAAAAGCGGCAAACCTGGCGGACACGGATCCTGCCCGTGGCTCCCCTGTTGGTATTGACCGGACTGGCGCTTTTGATTATCGCCCTGGCCCGGCCCCAGGCCATTTTTTCAAGAACGTTGCGGACGTCGGATGCCATTGCCATTCAGATGGTGGTTGATTGCTCGGGCTCCATGCAGGCACTGGACTTTGCCACGCAGGACAAGCAGCGTACCCGCCTGGATGTGGTCAAGGAGACCTTCGGTAAGTTTGTGCAACAACGCCCGGGGGATTTAATCGGACTGGTGACCTTCGGCGGGTTTGCGTCCAGTCGGGTTCCGTTGACCCTGGATCACTCTGCCCTGTTGCATAGTCTGAAGGGTGTTGAGATTGCCCGCGAGCAGTTCAGCAAAGAGGGGCAGTTGCTGAATCAGGAGGAGATGTTGACGGCCATCGGTGATGCGCTGGCTACGGGTTGCAGCCGGCTGGATGAGGCCGGGGTAAAATCAAAAATTATGGTTTTGCTGTCAGATGGCGAATCCAACACCGGCCTTATCAAGCCTGAGGAGGCGGCCAAGGCTGCCAAAACCATGGGGATCAAGATTTATACCATTGGGGTTGGCACCACGGGTCGTGCGCCGTTTCTGGCACGTGACATATTCGGACGTCAAACGGTCGTCAATGCGGAAGTGAGGCTGGATGAGGAGCAACTGCGCTCGATCGCCTCCACTACCGGTGGGAAATATTTCAACGTCACGGACGCCAAGGGGTTGGATCAGACTATGGTCGCCATCAGTAAACTTGAAAAGACAACGATTAACACCGAGCTTTTCAATAAGTACGACGAGCATTTTCCCGCTTTTCTGATCGCTGGTCTGAGTTTGCTGGTGTTGGGGGCTGTCATTAACGCCTGGTTAGGCAAGAATATCCTATGA
- a CDS encoding DUF58 domain-containing protein, which produces MAINVKELMKQVGKIRLVTNRLVDEHLSGEYHSVFKGQGIEFDEVREYVPGDDIRSIDWNVTARMGVPFIKRFCEERELTVMFLVDVSGSQSFGSGQRAKAELAAEVTCLFALSAIKNQDKVGLILFSDRIEASIPPRKGRTAVMRLVREVLAAEETRRGTDLASALRYLNQIQKRRSVVFIMSDFMDCGFERELRVTGRRHDVVCVNIADPREMELPNVGLVEVQDPETGELELLDTSSPLLRNAFREKAAKEADALNRMFRKNKIDALNLSTERPFIDDIHKLFRQRQLRAARG; this is translated from the coding sequence ATGGCTATTAACGTCAAAGAATTGATGAAGCAGGTGGGTAAGATCCGCTTGGTTACCAATCGGCTTGTCGATGAGCATCTCTCCGGTGAATATCACTCGGTATTCAAAGGGCAGGGGATCGAATTTGACGAAGTGCGGGAATATGTTCCTGGGGATGACATTCGCTCCATTGATTGGAATGTCACCGCTCGGATGGGCGTGCCTTTTATCAAGCGCTTCTGTGAAGAACGGGAGTTAACCGTTATGTTTCTGGTGGATGTGTCTGGGTCCCAATCGTTTGGATCCGGCCAGCGAGCCAAGGCGGAATTAGCGGCTGAGGTGACCTGCCTGTTTGCCCTGTCCGCCATCAAAAACCAGGACAAAGTGGGGTTAATTCTGTTCAGTGACAGGATTGAGGCCTCCATTCCCCCGCGCAAAGGTCGGACTGCCGTCATGAGGCTGGTGCGCGAAGTACTTGCCGCCGAGGAGACGCGGCGGGGTACCGATCTGGCAAGTGCCCTCCGGTATTTGAATCAGATCCAGAAACGGCGGTCGGTAGTATTTATCATGTCGGACTTTATGGATTGTGGGTTTGAGCGTGAACTGCGGGTGACAGGACGGCGACATGATGTGGTTTGTGTAAATATTGCCGATCCTCGAGAGATGGAATTGCCTAATGTCGGGTTGGTTGAGGTTCAGGATCCCGAAACGGGGGAACTTGAGTTGCTGGACACCTCCTCGCCCCTTCTTCGGAACGCCTTTAGGGAGAAAGCCGCAAAAGAGGCCGATGCGCTGAACAGAATGTTCCGGAAAAATAAAATCGATGCGCTTAACCTCTCTACGGAGCGACCGTTTATTGATGATATTCATAAGTTGTTCCGGCAGCGTCAGTTGAGGGCGGCACGGGGATGA